A DNA window from Candidatus Eremiobacterota bacterium contains the following coding sequences:
- a CDS encoding VWA domain-containing protein — translation QGQQGNQAGQNQQGQQNQQGQNQQGQPNNSQGSGNGGSTSTIDLPTLEELLKKKMELEAKTESLKSPYERLLWDVVSYSEEMAGELKNILHEDSRPRLIGNFRSGKKLSVRKAMQSEARYQQTGIYDDEVWLRRTNPTSRGHEFFFVLDESGSMRGGDKWENALKALVMTGEALDQINTNFAVIGFSDTPQVHKNLEDKYDTTFREEMLARVEGSQSGGTNDADAIQVALNMIKEKGNPDTMKTIIVISDGEGKEAEVKKLVEEAEKEGIKIIGVGIDQGMAHVEEVYPEHARVDDISMLPVALSEIVRKQIEEEGAEG, via the coding sequence AGCAGGGACAGCAGGGAAACCAGGCGGGACAGAACCAGCAGGGACAGCAGAACCAGCAGGGACAGAACCAGCAGGGACAGCCGAACAACAGCCAGGGAAGCGGCAATGGAGGCTCGACAAGCACCATCGACCTTCCCACCCTTGAGGAGCTTCTCAAGAAAAAAATGGAGCTCGAGGCAAAGACAGAGTCTCTCAAAAGCCCTTATGAGCGCCTCCTCTGGGACGTGGTGTCCTACTCCGAGGAGATGGCCGGAGAGCTGAAAAACATACTTCATGAGGATTCGAGGCCCCGCCTCATCGGGAATTTCCGGTCAGGCAAGAAGCTGAGCGTCAGGAAGGCAATGCAGAGCGAAGCCCGCTACCAGCAGACGGGCATCTATGACGACGAGGTATGGCTCCGCAGGACCAATCCCACATCGAGGGGTCACGAGTTCTTTTTCGTGCTCGACGAAAGCGGCAGCATGAGAGGCGGCGATAAATGGGAGAACGCCCTCAAGGCGCTGGTGATGACCGGAGAAGCACTCGATCAGATCAACACCAATTTCGCCGTCATAGGGTTCAGTGACACCCCCCAGGTTCACAAGAATCTGGAAGATAAATACGACACCACCTTCCGCGAGGAGATGCTCGCCAGGGTCGAGGGAAGCCAGTCGGGCGGCACCAATGATGCCGATGCCATACAGGTGGCCCTCAACATGATAAAAGAAAAGGGCAACCCCGACACCATGAAGACCATCATCGTCATTTCCGACGGCGAGGGCAAGGAAGCGGAAGTGAAAAAGCTCGTGGAAGAGGCCGAAAAAGAAGGCATCAAGATCATCGGCGTGGGCATAGACCAGGGCATGGCCCACGTAGAAGAGGTTTACCCAGAACATGCCAGGGTTGATGACATCTCAATGCTCCCTGTGGCCCTCAGCGAGATAGTAAGGAAGCAGATTGAAGAAGAAGGGGCGGAGGGCTAG
- a CDS encoding tetratricopeptide repeat protein, with protein sequence MKSASKIMVLVMLILVFFCIAPSGANAGEEEDLYVQGNSYCMQQQWDKALESFSTLIRKYPSTRFGDTPFWVGYCQMEKGDYSQAIETFKGFISKNPNNSYVAQAMYKVGEIYEKYLCDYNKAVLAYGDVAKRFPESQVAVQSLFNNAVIKEFTQGDFSGAQRNYQKVTQIAGGNTNVYSGYKERAQQRIAFIEKNSDNGYRPLKIYTQSFALEEQKKLDKAMEGYTGLLAKYPASTLADDAQFRIMKCWEKRGVVAKVKDAGRKFLKDYPQSEYVPQVKTMLQKYGE encoded by the coding sequence ATGAAAAGCGCAAGTAAAATAATGGTGCTCGTGATGCTTATCCTGGTATTCTTCTGCATTGCGCCCTCAGGAGCAAATGCCGGCGAGGAGGAAGACCTTTACGTGCAGGGGAACAGTTACTGCATGCAGCAGCAGTGGGACAAGGCCCTGGAGAGCTTCAGCACACTCATCAGGAAATATCCTTCAACGCGCTTTGGCGATACGCCCTTCTGGGTGGGGTACTGCCAGATGGAAAAGGGTGATTATTCCCAGGCCATAGAGACATTCAAGGGCTTTATCTCAAAGAATCCCAATAACAGCTATGTTGCACAGGCCATGTATAAAGTGGGCGAGATCTATGAGAAATACCTCTGTGATTACAACAAGGCAGTCCTGGCATACGGCGACGTGGCGAAGCGCTTCCCCGAGAGCCAGGTGGCAGTGCAGTCGCTCTTCAACAACGCGGTGATCAAGGAGTTCACTCAGGGTGATTTTTCGGGAGCACAGCGGAATTATCAGAAGGTGACCCAGATCGCGGGGGGGAACACCAATGTCTATTCAGGTTACAAGGAGAGGGCCCAGCAGAGAATTGCCTTCATAGAAAAGAATTCCGACAACGGCTACAGGCCTCTCAAGATCTATACCCAGTCCTTTGCCCTCGAGGAGCAGAAGAAGCTGGACAAGGCCATGGAAGGCTATACCGGACTCCTCGCAAAATACCCCGCCTCCACCCTTGCCGATGACGCCCAGTTCAGGATCATGAAGTGCTGGGAGAAGCGCGGTGTCGTGGCAAAAGTGAAGGACGCAGGCAGGAAGTTCCTGAAAGACTATCCCCAGAGCGAATATGTGCCCCAGGTGAAAACCATGCTCCAGAAATACGGGGAATAG
- a CDS encoding zf-HC2 domain-containing protein, which produces MKCRKVEELSGRYIDGELLQADKKALEDHVLHCRACSSYIEEMKGVDTLVRNHDFSKPSDQYFINLVPRIHERIFSEEIKKRNAWGWLGGFSFKLAMGVTIIVVALFIGFLPRMMIQKGGETPGIKVPELSHVTAVPASLDTGSLSEYSNVYITVPDQEARIKNYLSNSEIVLIKLVAMPEKKENYSLLKDEVVRSGLKEQIESTMSLFKENPELLSHAKAMEILSIRIINGSDENYQEDLKLLKTQVQRSGLLEKTQSMKI; this is translated from the coding sequence ATGAAGTGCAGAAAAGTAGAGGAGTTGTCAGGCCGCTATATTGACGGGGAACTCCTGCAGGCCGATAAAAAGGCCCTGGAGGACCACGTGCTTCATTGCCGGGCCTGTAGCAGCTATATAGAAGAGATGAAGGGTGTTGATACCTTGGTGAGGAATCATGATTTTTCAAAGCCTTCCGATCAGTACTTTATCAACCTGGTTCCCAGAATCCATGAGCGGATATTTTCCGAGGAGATAAAGAAGCGTAATGCGTGGGGATGGCTTGGAGGCTTCTCTTTCAAGCTCGCCATGGGCGTTACCATTATCGTGGTGGCGCTTTTCATAGGATTTCTTCCAAGGATGATGATTCAGAAGGGGGGAGAGACTCCCGGGATCAAGGTGCCGGAGCTCTCCCATGTCACCGCCGTTCCCGCCTCCCTTGACACGGGGAGCCTCTCTGAATATTCAAATGTCTACATCACCGTGCCTGACCAGGAAGCCCGCATAAAGAACTATCTCAGCAACTCGGAGATTGTGCTCATCAAGCTGGTGGCAATGCCGGAAAAGAAAGAGAATTATTCCCTTCTCAAGGATGAAGTGGTGCGCTCCGGCCTCAAGGAGCAGATAGAGTCCACCATGAGCCTCTTCAAGGAAAATCCGGAGCTTCTCAGCCATGCCAAGGCCATGGAGATCCTCTCCATCAGGATAATCAATGGAAGCGATGAAAATTACCAGGAGGATCTCAAGCTTCTCAAGACCCAGGTGCAGAGGAGCGGCCTCCTGGAAAAGACCCAGTCGATGAAGATATAG
- a CDS encoding sigma-70 family RNA polymerase sigma factor: MNTVMTLEKTEQEDSVLVRNFKNGDVEAFNAIVKKYGSRLYGVIFRMARDHKITDDILQETFIRLYYSINTYKEQFPFYPWLYRIAVNLTINHLRKNKREAKVSIDGEELQVDSDVKLSAMPTDLSSPEQALSNRELYDEVNRALLKLPPAMRAVFTLRIFDERTYNEIAQILNISLGTVMSRLSRSREKMKILLSGYLADTSGAGPERAKI; this comes from the coding sequence ATGAACACCGTCATGACTCTCGAGAAAACTGAACAAGAAGACAGCGTACTGGTCAGAAATTTCAAAAATGGCGATGTTGAAGCATTCAACGCCATAGTGAAAAAGTATGGATCCAGGCTTTATGGGGTGATTTTCCGGATGGCAAGAGATCATAAGATCACCGACGATATACTGCAGGAGACCTTTATTAGGCTCTATTATTCGATAAATACTTATAAGGAGCAGTTTCCCTTTTATCCCTGGCTTTACCGGATAGCAGTAAACCTGACCATAAACCATCTCAGGAAGAACAAGAGGGAGGCCAAGGTCTCGATAGATGGCGAGGAGCTCCAGGTGGACAGCGATGTGAAGCTCTCTGCGATGCCCACCGATCTTTCCAGCCCGGAGCAGGCTCTGAGCAACAGGGAGCTTTACGATGAGGTGAACAGGGCGCTCCTGAAACTCCCGCCTGCTATGAGGGCTGTATTCACCCTGAGGATTTTCGACGAGAGGACTTATAACGAGATTGCCCAGATACTGAATATCTCACTGGGGACAGTGATGTCACGCCTTTCCAGGTCAAGGGAGAAGATGAAAATCCTTCTCTCGGGCTACCTGGCCGATACTTCAGGCGCGGGCCCTGAAAGGGCAAAGATATAA
- a CDS encoding GNAT family N-acetyltransferase, with translation MTKIMVRPATKDDFAFIEELARESVEYGIPTIREVKGQELRDTMGRAYKNLANLYETQEKILVLLAEDSDKNCRVGYVTLILDEVESSTGEKQTFIQDLAVKKSYWGKYVVHRLIRRAEEETSRRGFRYITGSVAVDNARTVGTAKAMGYAIERYQIVKKL, from the coding sequence ATGACGAAAATCATGGTAAGGCCAGCCACAAAAGATGATTTCGCCTTTATCGAGGAGCTTGCAAGAGAGTCGGTGGAATACGGCATCCCGACGATACGGGAGGTAAAGGGCCAGGAGCTGAGGGATACCATGGGCCGGGCCTATAAAAATCTCGCAAACCTCTATGAAACACAGGAGAAAATTCTGGTCCTCCTTGCCGAAGATTCCGATAAGAACTGCAGGGTGGGCTATGTAACCCTTATTCTTGATGAGGTTGAGAGCTCCACGGGGGAGAAGCAGACCTTTATTCAGGACCTGGCGGTGAAAAAGTCCTACTGGGGGAAGTACGTGGTCCACAGGCTCATCAGGAGAGCCGAGGAGGAGACAAGCCGGAGGGGATTCAGGTATATCACGGGAAGTGTCGCCGTTGACAATGCAAGGACAGTGGGCACTGCCAAGGCCATGGGCTACGCGATTGAGCGCTACCAGATTGTGAAGAAATTATAA
- a CDS encoding nuclear transport factor 2 family protein: MRSSKEEAAVSLFDAISKGDFDRAMEHFDEKGSLVFPGTAPLSGTYKGKEAVRKYFRRMHIAVPDLAFTILHIAESGKVAIIEWINRGKTRRGGPYENRGVTVLEFEGEKIWELRDYLDTEKLKGPGEGSPGQQRQ; this comes from the coding sequence ATGAGGAGCAGCAAGGAAGAAGCGGCAGTCAGTCTTTTTGATGCCATAAGCAAAGGGGACTTTGACAGGGCGATGGAGCATTTTGATGAGAAGGGGTCGCTTGTCTTCCCCGGAACCGCCCCTCTGTCAGGGACTTATAAGGGGAAAGAGGCGGTGAGGAAATATTTCAGAAGGATGCACATTGCCGTGCCAGACCTTGCTTTCACCATCCTTCACATTGCAGAATCCGGGAAGGTGGCCATCATTGAATGGATAAACAGGGGAAAGACAAGAAGAGGGGGGCCCTATGAAAACCGTGGCGTGACGGTGCTGGAGTTTGAGGGGGAGAAAATATGGGAGCTCCGTGATTACCTGGATACGGAAAAGCTCAAAGGCCCCGGAGAAGGGAGCCCTGGTCAGCAGAGGCAATAA
- a CDS encoding DnaJ domain-containing protein has product MKDYYKTLGVAPTDSREKVQEVYRNISKKYRGAIKAELRDMSDRDMKLVIEAYNVINDEGKRKDYDAQPQFQVRKSAQKLIAASGKKDKDSDEKKPFKWGIPLMDIIMMSFRQGQGEKRNETPEEKAQMHFTQGVLMADDKSLYEQARNEFTFSLKFVPEFREAIYNVGLMNYKMGNFQEALNQFRKCLELESRDLHAKKMIELLE; this is encoded by the coding sequence ATGAAGGATTACTACAAGACACTCGGCGTCGCTCCGACAGACTCCAGGGAAAAAGTCCAGGAAGTATACAGAAATATCTCCAAGAAGTACCGCGGGGCAATCAAGGCTGAGCTGAGAGACATGTCAGACAGGGATATGAAACTGGTCATTGAAGCCTACAATGTGATCAATGATGAGGGAAAAAGGAAGGACTACGACGCCCAGCCCCAGTTCCAGGTGAGAAAATCGGCTCAGAAGCTCATTGCCGCCTCGGGGAAAAAAGACAAGGACTCCGACGAGAAAAAACCGTTCAAGTGGGGAATTCCCCTCATGGATATCATCATGATGTCCTTCAGGCAGGGCCAGGGGGAAAAGAGAAACGAGACACCTGAGGAAAAAGCCCAGATGCACTTCACCCAGGGAGTGCTCATGGCGGATGACAAGAGCCTTTATGAGCAGGCCAGGAACGAGTTCACCTTCTCGCTGAAATTTGTCCCTGAATTCAGGGAGGCAATTTACAATGTAGGGCTCATGAACTACAAAATGGGAAACTTCCAGGAGGCACTGAATCAATTCAGGAAATGCCTTGAGCTGGAAAGCAGGGATCTCCACGCGAAAAAGATGATCGAGCTCCTGGAATAA
- the gcvT gene encoding glycine cleavage system aminomethyltransferase GcvT has protein sequence METRHGDTETDEGKMMDYLFSEELHELDDDVSKVIALEDERQFRKIILIASESMCPLPVRMALATSFVNIYAEGYPSNRLIRETTDRLPDMALQLSYLRRYSDRRYYKGVEYVDFIEALAQRRAARVFATEKTRAEDIFVNVQPLSGAAANNAVYEAFLKPGDTVMGMDLTHGGHLTHGSHANRSGKNYTIIPYHANYETGEIDYGELSSQALKHCPKMIIAGYSAYPRVIDWARLKEIAGSVGAILLADIAHPAGLVVAGSFPSPVDYADVISFTTHKTLCGPRGAAIITTCEEYAQKVDNAVFPGEQGGPHVNSIAAKAVLFKIAATEKFRSLQRQVLENSRKMAGTFKALGAKLAYGGTDSHMCLLDLRDIKGPYGFNLRGEVASRILDMCGITCNKNTIPGDTNAVHPGALRFGTTWITQRGFKENDVERLATLIYEAISAMKPFRYIETQGDVARAKVPLKVMEETARGVQDLIRSVNGDSSLPRRHYPYYSPLDGRAWEWETPLLGLHRAEKARIESFNGCALPLYYKDPGEAAGWNDRTSLIDGSDSLLIEIQGERSTFFLEELTTGTIVTLAPFQSIQTLLLESEGAVTDDVTVTRLPGEGEETRYIVKTNAVNSKKVLTLLRALSDGYIIYDSKELYGKIQGPVVVESLRDCNESSKHLMVLSLLGSDALKALESCGLAAVFPEGRHCVEVQAGSFKVLVNKIQAGGTLAGCDLLVHPRHAESLWKLIIEKGGKIGPAGLVVREKARAEHGLPDYRAAVKAQDLYQSVLKESFTITKPYFVGQKHLAAGLDLASSKTHFEFSGGESGSPLQRTSLYDEHKKLTKKIVPFAGYEMPVWYTSINEEHRAVRETAGLFDVAHMGVLEISGPNATRFLDLVTTNYVPKLLPGQSHYSYVLDSRGDILDDVMLYRRGQDLYMLIVNAVNAAKIDAWLTGIIEGKYILDDEIPVKSLNFGVSLRNLKDPGHGDACRVDMALQGPNSLLTILQLVNDERDRKRLKRLKRNEFIETAIDGMPVMISRTGYTGEELGFEFYLHPDNAPRLWNMILKEGRDYGVMPAGLGARDSTRTEAGLPLYGHELAGSNNITPHEAGYGSFVKFHKPFFVGRAAIIEKEAKREREIIRFRMQGKGLKIVKPGDLVVTKRGDAIGAVTSCVIIEGVQIGLASVKKRYAQPNTRVAVFILPRDKAEEKQKHEIQPGDKVLLHEEALILTRFPAQGELDRDEALSDRE, from the coding sequence ATGGAAACACGGCACGGCGATACTGAGACAGATGAGGGAAAAATGATGGATTATCTCTTCTCTGAAGAGCTCCACGAGCTCGATGACGATGTCTCGAAAGTCATCGCCCTTGAGGATGAGCGGCAGTTCAGGAAAATAATCCTCATTGCCTCCGAGAGCATGTGCCCCCTCCCTGTAAGGATGGCTCTGGCCACAAGCTTTGTGAACATCTATGCCGAGGGCTATCCCTCCAACAGGCTCATAAGAGAGACCACAGACAGGCTGCCAGACATGGCTCTTCAGCTCTCCTACCTGAGAAGATACTCCGACAGGCGTTATTACAAGGGCGTGGAGTACGTTGACTTCATCGAGGCTCTGGCGCAGAGGAGAGCGGCCCGCGTTTTCGCTACCGAAAAGACCAGGGCCGAGGATATCTTCGTCAACGTGCAGCCCCTTTCCGGCGCCGCTGCCAATAATGCAGTCTATGAAGCCTTTCTGAAGCCGGGCGACACTGTCATGGGCATGGACCTCACCCATGGCGGCCACCTCACCCACGGCAGCCATGCAAACCGCTCAGGCAAAAATTATACCATCATCCCCTACCATGCGAACTATGAAACGGGGGAGATCGATTATGGAGAGCTTTCATCGCAGGCCCTGAAGCACTGCCCCAAAATGATCATAGCAGGCTACAGCGCTTATCCCAGGGTTATTGACTGGGCAAGATTGAAGGAGATCGCGGGTTCTGTGGGAGCCATTCTTCTTGCCGATATTGCCCACCCTGCAGGGCTCGTCGTGGCAGGCTCCTTCCCCAGCCCTGTGGATTACGCCGATGTCATATCCTTCACCACCCACAAGACACTGTGCGGCCCCCGCGGCGCAGCCATTATCACCACCTGCGAGGAGTACGCCCAGAAAGTTGACAACGCCGTATTCCCCGGAGAACAGGGAGGCCCTCACGTCAACAGCATTGCGGCAAAAGCGGTCCTTTTCAAGATCGCTGCCACGGAAAAATTCAGGAGCCTCCAGAGGCAGGTCCTGGAGAACTCAAGGAAAATGGCCGGGACCTTCAAGGCCCTCGGGGCAAAGCTGGCTTATGGCGGCACAGACTCCCACATGTGCCTGCTGGACTTGAGAGACATAAAAGGCCCTTATGGCTTCAACCTGAGAGGCGAAGTCGCCTCCCGGATCCTTGACATGTGCGGCATCACGTGCAACAAGAACACCATCCCCGGGGACACAAACGCAGTTCACCCGGGAGCGCTCCGCTTCGGCACCACGTGGATCACCCAGAGAGGATTCAAGGAAAATGACGTGGAGAGGCTCGCCACCCTTATCTATGAGGCGATCTCGGCGATGAAGCCCTTCAGGTACATTGAGACCCAGGGCGATGTGGCCAGGGCCAAGGTGCCCCTCAAGGTCATGGAAGAGACTGCCAGGGGGGTCCAGGACCTCATCAGGAGCGTCAACGGTGACTCTTCGCTCCCCCGCCGCCATTATCCCTATTACTCTCCCCTTGATGGGAGGGCCTGGGAATGGGAAACGCCTCTTCTTGGCCTCCACAGGGCAGAGAAGGCCAGAATCGAGTCTTTCAACGGCTGCGCGCTGCCCCTCTATTACAAGGATCCCGGCGAGGCAGCAGGCTGGAACGACAGGACTTCCCTCATAGACGGCAGTGACTCTCTCCTCATTGAAATCCAGGGCGAGAGAAGCACTTTTTTCCTGGAAGAGCTCACTACAGGCACCATTGTCACCCTGGCGCCCTTCCAGTCCATCCAGACCCTGCTCCTGGAAAGTGAAGGCGCCGTCACAGACGATGTGACTGTCACAAGGCTTCCGGGAGAGGGTGAGGAGACACGGTACATTGTCAAAACCAACGCAGTGAACAGCAAAAAGGTCCTCACGCTCCTGCGGGCTCTCTCCGACGGCTATATCATCTATGACAGCAAGGAACTGTACGGCAAGATCCAGGGCCCCGTTGTCGTTGAGAGCCTCAGGGACTGCAATGAAAGCTCAAAGCACCTCATGGTGCTGAGCCTGCTGGGCAGCGACGCACTGAAAGCGCTTGAGAGCTGCGGGCTTGCAGCGGTTTTCCCCGAGGGCAGGCACTGCGTAGAGGTGCAGGCTGGATCATTCAAGGTGCTGGTAAATAAGATCCAGGCAGGCGGCACCCTTGCCGGATGCGACCTGCTGGTCCATCCCCGCCATGCGGAGAGCCTCTGGAAGCTCATCATTGAAAAAGGAGGGAAGATTGGGCCCGCCGGCCTTGTCGTGAGGGAAAAGGCCAGGGCGGAGCATGGCCTTCCTGATTACCGCGCCGCCGTAAAGGCCCAGGATCTTTATCAGTCGGTGCTGAAAGAGAGCTTCACCATCACCAAGCCTTATTTCGTGGGCCAGAAGCACCTTGCAGCAGGCCTGGACCTCGCCTCCTCAAAAACACACTTTGAGTTCAGCGGCGGGGAGAGCGGCAGTCCCCTCCAGCGTACGAGCCTTTACGATGAGCATAAGAAGCTCACTAAAAAGATCGTCCCCTTTGCCGGCTACGAGATGCCCGTGTGGTACACCAGCATCAACGAGGAGCACAGGGCGGTGAGGGAAACGGCGGGCCTTTTTGATGTGGCCCACATGGGAGTCCTGGAGATAAGCGGCCCCAATGCCACGAGGTTCCTGGATCTCGTCACCACCAATTACGTCCCCAAGCTCCTCCCCGGCCAGTCCCATTACTCCTATGTCCTTGACTCCAGGGGAGACATCCTTGACGACGTCATGCTCTACCGGCGTGGACAGGACCTCTATATGCTCATTGTAAACGCCGTGAACGCGGCGAAGATTGATGCCTGGCTCACAGGCATCATAGAGGGGAAGTATATCCTTGACGACGAAATCCCCGTCAAGTCCCTCAACTTCGGGGTATCGCTCAGGAACCTCAAGGACCCCGGGCACGGCGATGCATGCCGCGTGGACATGGCTCTCCAGGGCCCCAATTCCCTCCTCACCATCCTCCAGCTTGTGAACGATGAGAGGGACAGGAAAAGGCTGAAAAGGCTCAAGAGAAACGAGTTCATAGAGACAGCCATCGATGGCATGCCAGTCATGATATCCAGAACGGGCTACACCGGCGAGGAGCTGGGCTTTGAGTTCTACCTCCATCCAGATAACGCGCCGCGGCTCTGGAATATGATCCTCAAGGAGGGGAGGGACTACGGGGTAATGCCTGCAGGGCTCGGCGCCCGTGATTCCACCAGGACCGAGGCGGGACTTCCCCTTTACGGCCATGAGCTTGCCGGCTCCAACAACATCACTCCTCACGAGGCCGGCTACGGCTCCTTCGTGAAGTTCCACAAGCCCTTCTTCGTGGGAAGGGCGGCGATAATTGAAAAAGAGGCAAAGAGAGAGAGGGAGATCATCAGGTTCCGGATGCAGGGGAAGGGCCTGAAGATTGTGAAGCCTGGCGACCTCGTCGTCACGAAGAGAGGTGATGCCATCGGTGCCGTAACAAGCTGCGTCATTATCGAGGGCGTCCAGATTGGCCTGGCATCGGTGAAGAAGCGCTATGCCCAGCCGAACACCAGGGTGGCCGTCTTTATCCTTCCCCGTGACAAGGCAGAGGAAAAGCAGAAGCATGAGATCCAGCCCGGCGACAAAGTGCTCCTCCATGAAGAAGCCCTTATCCTCACAAGATTCCCGGCCCAGGGGGAGCTCGATAGAGATGAGGCCCTCTCGGACAGGGAATAA